Proteins encoded together in one Oxalobacteraceae sp. CFBP 8761 window:
- a CDS encoding STAS domain-containing protein, which yields MSMNDYADRISQAILAEESGIGAEWLAQLESITVRSSGAAREQLRAHCQQLLKAFAVATRSGELENIEHRSWDEVRDLLSEISATRAKAGSTPAETATLVFSLKQPLFARLRDAFESDADGLATASWTVNTLIDKLGLYTIEVFQKTKDQIIVRQQQELLELSTPVVKLWNGILALPLIGTLDSARTQVVMENILQKIVDTGAIIAIIDITGVPTVDTLVAQHLMKTIAAARLMGADCIISGIRPQIAQTIVHLGVNLEDVITKATLADAFLVALERTGASIMIKNAA from the coding sequence ATGAGCATGAACGATTATGCGGACCGGATCAGCCAGGCGATTCTTGCAGAAGAATCAGGGATTGGCGCAGAATGGCTCGCCCAGCTGGAGTCGATCACGGTGCGCAGCAGCGGCGCGGCGCGCGAGCAGTTGCGCGCCCATTGCCAGCAGCTGCTGAAGGCGTTCGCAGTCGCGACCCGCAGCGGTGAACTCGAGAACATCGAGCACCGTTCGTGGGACGAAGTGCGCGACCTGCTCAGCGAAATCTCGGCCACCCGCGCCAAGGCCGGCTCCACCCCGGCCGAAACGGCAACGCTCGTGTTCTCGCTCAAGCAGCCGCTGTTCGCGCGCCTGCGCGACGCGTTCGAGAGCGATGCCGATGGCCTGGCGACAGCATCATGGACCGTCAACACGCTGATCGACAAGCTGGGCCTGTACACGATCGAAGTGTTCCAGAAAACGAAGGACCAGATCATCGTGCGCCAGCAGCAGGAGCTGCTCGAGCTGTCCACGCCCGTGGTCAAGCTGTGGAACGGCATCCTGGCGCTGCCGCTGATCGGCACCCTCGATTCGGCCCGCACCCAGGTGGTGATGGAAAACATCCTGCAAAAGATCGTCGACACGGGCGCCATCATCGCGATCATCGACATCACCGGCGTGCCGACCGTCGACACGCTCGTGGCCCAGCACCTGATGAAGACCATCGCGGCCGCGCGCCTGATGGGCGCCGACTGCATCATCAGCGGCATCCGCCCGCAGATCGCGCAAACCATCGTGCACCTGGGCGTGAACCTGGAAGACGTGATCACCAAGGCCACGCTGGCCGACGCCTTCCTGGTCGCGCTCGAGCGCACCGGTGCGTCGATCATGATCAAGAACGCAGCCTGA
- a CDS encoding anti-sigma regulatory factor, whose product MVDAQTQTVLFETPLLEHRRAQRTGRVTLRLRSDEDVVGVRKQVRERAVAIGLSLVDQTKLVTAASELARNTIKYGGGGEVHLDAFDDGARLGIGLLFVDAGQGIPNIESALRDGFTTGGGLGLGLGGSKRLVDEFDIDSRPKEGTAVLIIKWKR is encoded by the coding sequence ATGGTCGACGCGCAAACCCAGACGGTGCTGTTCGAGACACCGCTGCTGGAGCATCGCCGCGCGCAGCGCACCGGCCGCGTGACCTTGCGCCTGCGCTCGGATGAAGACGTGGTGGGCGTGCGCAAGCAGGTGCGCGAACGCGCAGTGGCGATCGGTCTCTCGCTGGTCGACCAGACCAAGCTGGTGACGGCGGCCAGTGAACTGGCACGCAATACCATCAAATACGGCGGCGGCGGCGAGGTGCATCTCGATGCCTTCGACGACGGCGCGCGCCTTGGCATCGGGCTGTTGTTCGTCGACGCCGGCCAGGGCATCCCGAATATCGAGAGCGCACTGCGTGACGGTTTCACCACTGGCGGCGGCCTGGGCCTCGGCCTGGGAGGCTCCAAGCGGCTGGTCGACGAATTCGACATCGACAGCCGTCCGAAGGAGGGCACTGCGGTGCTGATTATCAAATGGAAACGCTGA
- a CDS encoding STAS domain-containing protein, with amino-acid sequence MERIPILRMGDLLLVTIQVDMHDRLAMQLQDDLTQRIVSDSAKGVLIDISALDLVDSFIGRMISNTAAMARVLDARTVVVGMQPAVAITLVELGLTLHGVQTALNVEKGMALLGKSYR; translated from the coding sequence ATGGAACGTATCCCGATCCTGCGCATGGGCGACCTGTTGCTGGTGACGATCCAGGTCGACATGCATGACCGCCTGGCGATGCAATTGCAGGACGATCTGACCCAGCGCATCGTCAGCGACAGTGCCAAGGGCGTCCTGATCGACATCTCGGCGCTCGACCTGGTCGACTCCTTCATCGGCCGCATGATCAGCAATACCGCCGCCATGGCGCGCGTGCTCGACGCCCGCACCGTGGTGGTGGGCATGCAGCCGGCGGTGGCGATCACGCTGGTCGAACTCGGATTGACCCTGCATGGCGTTCAGACGGCGCTCAATGTCGAGAAGGGCATGGCCCTGCTCGGAAAGAGCTATCGATAA